From Caldicellulosiruptor hydrothermalis 108, a single genomic window includes:
- the fliQ gene encoding flagellar biosynthesis protein FliQ — MDTTLVLEIARQAILTAFYVAGPILLVSMVVGIVVSILQATTQINEQTLTFVPKLIAIALSLLIFGQWMLTKVVEFTRYLWTNINQFVK, encoded by the coding sequence ATGGATACAACGCTTGTGCTTGAGATTGCAAGACAGGCAATTTTAACAGCATTTTATGTTGCGGGGCCTATTTTGCTCGTGTCAATGGTGGTGGGCATAGTTGTATCAATTTTGCAGGCAACTACTCAGATAAACGAACAGACACTCACTTTTGTGCCAAAACTGATTGCAATTGCACTTTCGCTTTTAATTTTCGGGCAGTGGATGCTCACAAAGGTAGTAGAGTTTACAAGGTATTTGTGGACTAATATCAACCAGTTTGTAAAGTAA
- a CDS encoding flagellar FlbD family protein translates to MIKLRRINNKEFVVNADFIEFVESTPDTVITLTNGVKLVVKESVDEVIEKVIEYKKRIFEGIIFNIQPLQKEHEG, encoded by the coding sequence ATGATAAAATTGAGAAGGATAAACAACAAAGAGTTTGTGGTAAATGCCGATTTTATAGAGTTTGTAGAATCCACACCAGACACTGTAATAACCCTCACAAACGGTGTAAAACTTGTTGTGAAAGAGTCTGTGGATGAGGTTATTGAAAAGGTCATTGAATATAAAAAGAGGATTTTTGAGGGTATTATATTTAATATACAACCTTTACAAAAGGAGCATGAAGGATGA
- the fliP gene encoding flagellar type III secretion system pore protein FliP (The bacterial flagellar biogenesis protein FliP forms a type III secretion system (T3SS)-type pore required for flagellar assembly.) produces the protein MMKKNKSLYIISTLLLILITACVKKEIAFATASLNINLGSPQNPKDVSSALQLIIFLTILTLAPSILIMMTSFTRILIVLGFVRNALGTQQMPPNQILIGLALFLTFFVMAPVTDKIYTQAYQPYINGRITSQEALKRAEEPLKEFMLKNTRKKDLDLFVKLSNVNPNTNVKDLPLRVVVPAFIISELKSAFEMGFLIYVPFLIIDMVVASILMSMGMLMIPPVMISLPFKILLFILVDGWNLVVESLVRSFK, from the coding sequence ATGATGAAAAAAAATAAGTCTCTTTATATTATATCGACACTACTTTTAATTTTAATAACTGCATGTGTAAAAAAAGAAATAGCCTTTGCAACGGCAAGCCTTAATATAAATCTTGGCAGTCCGCAGAATCCAAAGGATGTATCGTCTGCCCTGCAACTTATAATATTTCTCACCATCCTAACATTGGCACCGTCTATTCTGATAATGATGACATCATTTACGCGGATACTTATTGTCCTTGGATTTGTTCGAAACGCGCTCGGTACCCAGCAGATGCCGCCAAACCAGATTTTGATTGGACTTGCACTCTTTTTGACCTTTTTTGTAATGGCGCCTGTGACTGACAAGATTTATACCCAGGCTTATCAGCCATACATAAATGGGAGAATAACATCCCAAGAAGCTCTTAAAAGGGCAGAAGAGCCTTTAAAAGAGTTTATGCTGAAAAATACGCGCAAAAAAGACCTTGACCTTTTTGTAAAGCTTAGCAATGTAAATCCAAACACGAATGTAAAAGACCTTCCGCTAAGAGTTGTAGTTCCTGCTTTTATAATAAGTGAGCTCAAAAGTGCGTTCGAGATGGGGTTTTTAATATATGTGCCATTTTTAATAATTGACATGGTTGTTGCAAGTATTCTGATGTCAATGGGAATGCTTATGATTCCACCTGTTATGATATCACTACCTTTCAAAATTTTGCTGTTTATTTTGGTTGATGGTTGGAATTTAGTTGTAGAGTCGCTTGTGAGAAGTTTTAAATAA
- a CDS encoding FliO/MopB family protein, whose product MELGFRVVLALGAICLLIYITYYVLRIVNKKMFGRKGEFLKVIDLLPLSQDSMLVLVEIGDKVILLGKTQKSITFLKEFSKDQLLNFEEQHQSFKKIIDNQMNSSFDLKNKVLNLYNLIKDSEGKEDDEKK is encoded by the coding sequence ATGGAACTTGGATTTAGGGTAGTTTTAGCGCTGGGAGCTATATGCCTTCTCATATACATTACCTATTATGTACTTAGGATTGTGAACAAAAAGATGTTTGGCAGGAAAGGGGAGTTTTTGAAGGTAATTGACCTGCTTCCCCTTTCTCAAGATAGTATGCTTGTGCTTGTTGAGATTGGTGACAAGGTTATTTTGCTTGGAAAGACGCAAAAGAGCATAACCTTTTTGAAAGAGTTCAGCAAAGACCAACTACTCAATTTCGAGGAGCAACACCAGAGTTTTAAAAAGATAATTGATAACCAAATGAACTCTTCTTTTGACCTGAAGAACAAGGTGTTAAACCTTTACAACCTAATTAAAGACAGTGAAGGTAAAGAGGATGATGAAAAAAAATAA
- the fliM gene encoding flagellar motor switch protein FliM yields MGDILSQSEIDELLRSLTSGELSIEEIQKPKQEKNIRVYDFKRPSKFAKDHLRTLQMIFENYARIVTTFLSGYLRTVVQMDVLSVEQLTYYEFSNSLSNPVVMGIVNFSPLKGSIVFEMAPEIAFAMIDRVLGGFGKGIDKVRTFTEIELVLIERLLQQLINYFQEAWENIVDLRPRLEKIETNPQFTQIVSPNETVALVTIAMKVGEVEGMANICLPHMVIEPIMPRLSTKFWFSTSAKETSEETKEYLQKKIERTRVTVKAVLGRTQITVREFLELQVGDVLRLDRRKNQEIEVFVGNKLKFYGVPGRKEGRIAVKITRVEEGEDFR; encoded by the coding sequence ATGGGCGATATACTGTCTCAGAGCGAAATAGATGAGCTTTTGCGTTCGCTTACATCAGGCGAACTTTCAATCGAAGAGATTCAAAAGCCAAAACAGGAAAAGAACATAAGGGTATATGATTTTAAAAGACCGAGTAAGTTTGCAAAAGACCATTTGAGAACCCTTCAGATGATATTTGAGAACTACGCCCGGATTGTCACCACCTTTTTATCTGGGTATTTGAGGACAGTTGTTCAGATGGACGTTTTGTCTGTTGAGCAGCTGACATATTATGAATTTAGCAATTCTCTTTCAAACCCGGTTGTGATGGGCATTGTAAATTTTTCGCCATTAAAAGGAAGCATTGTGTTTGAGATGGCACCAGAGATTGCGTTTGCCATGATAGATAGAGTCCTTGGAGGATTTGGCAAAGGAATAGACAAAGTGAGGACTTTTACAGAGATCGAGCTTGTGCTGATAGAAAGGCTACTTCAGCAACTTATCAATTATTTCCAGGAAGCGTGGGAGAATATTGTTGATCTTCGGCCACGGCTTGAAAAGATAGAAACAAATCCACAGTTTACCCAGATTGTATCACCTAATGAGACAGTTGCGCTTGTGACCATTGCCATGAAAGTTGGCGAGGTAGAAGGCATGGCAAACATTTGCCTTCCGCATATGGTGATAGAGCCAATAATGCCGAGGCTCTCAACAAAGTTCTGGTTTTCAACATCTGCAAAGGAAACATCAGAGGAGACAAAAGAGTATTTACAGAAAAAAATTGAGAGAACAAGGGTTACAGTGAAAGCAGTACTTGGCAGAACACAAATTACGGTCCGGGAATTTTTGGAGCTTCAGGTGGGTGATGTGCTGAGGCTTGACAGGAGAAAGAACCAGGAGATAGAAGTTTTTGTCGGGAACAAATTAAAATTTTATGGTGTTCCAGGACGAAAAGAAGGCAGGATTGCAGTAAAGATTACACGGGTAGAAGAGGGGGAGGATTTTAGATGA
- the fliY gene encoding flagellar motor switch phosphatase FliY, with protein MSDLLSQDEIDALLRGMSETSSSPTISDQDKDVLGEIGNISMGTAATTLSILLNQKVNITTPIVSVLKWEELPKEFPVPYVAIKVVYKEGLDGVNLLILKKEDVEIIADLMMGGTGQIEFTEELTELQLSAIQEAMNQMVGSASTSLSSMLNLKIDINPPEAFVIDFAQNAEEMIPELKRADEIVKVAFRMTIGDLIDSQIMQLIPVDFAKQLVDAMLKNALGTPAQIETSAQSQQESVKEEVLRQPSSQPTKSQKAAPQPSYTPPPKKEQPQQVYNVSPVQFESFDEEEERRYPENIELILDVPLEITVELGRTQKLVREILEFSTGSIIELEKLAGEPVDILVNGKVIAKGEVVVIDENFGVRITDIVNPSNRL; from the coding sequence ATGAGCGATTTGCTCTCTCAGGACGAAATAGACGCTCTTTTGCGGGGAATGAGCGAAACATCATCATCACCTACAATATCTGACCAGGACAAAGATGTTTTGGGCGAAATTGGAAACATCTCAATGGGCACAGCAGCCACCACCTTGAGCATTTTACTGAACCAGAAGGTAAACATTACAACGCCAATTGTGAGCGTTTTGAAATGGGAAGAGCTTCCCAAGGAGTTTCCTGTACCATATGTTGCAATTAAAGTGGTGTACAAGGAAGGACTTGACGGTGTAAATCTTCTCATACTCAAGAAAGAGGATGTTGAAATCATTGCAGACCTTATGATGGGCGGTACAGGTCAAATTGAGTTTACCGAAGAGCTGACAGAACTTCAGCTTTCGGCAATACAGGAAGCAATGAACCAGATGGTGGGTTCTGCTTCCACATCGCTTTCTTCCATGTTAAATCTAAAGATTGACATAAATCCGCCCGAAGCCTTTGTGATTGACTTTGCCCAGAATGCCGAGGAGATGATACCTGAGCTAAAAAGAGCCGACGAGATTGTCAAGGTAGCTTTTCGGATGACCATAGGAGATTTGATAGATAGCCAGATTATGCAGCTGATACCTGTTGACTTTGCAAAACAGCTTGTCGATGCCATGCTCAAAAATGCACTTGGTACACCTGCACAGATAGAAACATCAGCACAAAGTCAGCAAGAGTCTGTGAAGGAAGAGGTATTAAGACAACCTTCTTCTCAGCCTACGAAGAGTCAGAAGGCAGCGCCGCAGCCTTCTTATACGCCACCACCAAAGAAAGAGCAGCCGCAACAGGTTTACAATGTTTCACCTGTGCAGTTTGAAAGTTTTGATGAAGAAGAGGAGAGAAGGTATCCTGAGAACATTGAGCTCATTTTGGATGTGCCGCTTGAGATTACTGTTGAGCTTGGAAGGACACAGAAGCTTGTAAGAGAGATTTTGGAATTTTCAACAGGGTCAATTATTGAGCTTGAAAAGCTTGCAGGTGAGCCTGTTGACATTCTGGTAAACGGCAAGGTTATAGCAAAAGGCGAGGTTGTGGTCATTGATGAGAATTTTGGTGTGAGGATAACTGATATTGTCAACCCATCAAATAGATTATAA
- a CDS encoding response regulator, translated as MAKRILIVDDAAFMRMMLKDIITKNGYEVAGEAENGAKAVEMYKELKPDLVMMDITMPEMDGIQAVREIKKIDPQAKIIMCSAMGQQAMVIESIQAGARDFIVKPFQAERIVEAIKKVLG; from the coding sequence ATGGCAAAAAGGATTCTGATAGTTGATGATGCGGCTTTTATGAGAATGATGTTAAAAGATATTATCACAAAAAACGGTTACGAAGTTGCGGGAGAGGCAGAAAACGGGGCTAAAGCTGTTGAGATGTACAAAGAGTTAAAACCTGACCTTGTCATGATGGACATTACAATGCCTGAAATGGACGGGATTCAAGCTGTGAGGGAAATAAAAAAGATAGACCCACAGGCAAAGATAATCATGTGTTCTGCTATGGGTCAGCAGGCAATGGTTATAGAATCTATTCAGGCAGGTGCGCGCGATTTTATAGTAAAGCCGTTCCAGGCAGAGAGAATTGTTGAAGCAATCAAAAAAGTGCTTGGGTAA
- the fliR gene encoding flagellar biosynthetic protein FliR produces the protein MTDIINTFLNSSYIFFLVLARMSGLFIASPIFGRRNIPAYFKIGFAFFLSLLVVTTYRFSYSVPANLLEYIFAVIKEFIVGLLVGYISYMIFSAILLAGQIIDNAIGFGMANVIDPMSEIQVPLLGNFLYLYMLVVFFGTDAHHLLIRAVVYSYKLVPIGHESFRSEFTWSFLRFFSELFLIGVEISLPILMSMLIVDIILAVLSRAVPQMNVFMVGLPIKIAIGFLVLVIILPFMNKMIFVLIDKIAVYTFEFLRGSIK, from the coding sequence ATGACAGATATCATCAATACATTTTTAAACAGCTCATATATATTTTTTCTTGTACTTGCAAGAATGAGCGGTCTTTTTATAGCCTCACCAATATTCGGCAGAAGAAATATTCCTGCGTATTTTAAAATTGGTTTTGCCTTTTTCTTGAGCTTACTTGTTGTCACAACTTACAGATTTTCTTATAGTGTACCTGCCAATTTGCTGGAATATATCTTTGCAGTTATAAAGGAATTCATTGTTGGGCTTTTGGTAGGGTATATATCATACATGATATTTTCAGCTATACTTTTGGCGGGTCAAATCATTGACAATGCAATAGGTTTTGGTATGGCAAACGTCATTGATCCTATGAGCGAGATTCAGGTACCTCTTTTGGGAAACTTTTTGTACCTTTACATGCTTGTTGTGTTTTTTGGCACAGACGCTCATCATCTTCTTATAAGAGCTGTAGTTTATAGCTACAAGCTTGTACCAATTGGACATGAAAGTTTTAGAAGCGAATTTACGTGGAGTTTTTTAAGATTTTTTTCAGAGCTTTTTTTGATAGGGGTTGAGATAAGCCTGCCAATTTTGATGAGCATGCTTATTGTAGACATAATTTTAGCTGTGCTATCACGTGCTGTGCCACAGATGAATGTGTTCATGGTAGGGCTTCCTATAAAGATTGCAATTGGTTTTTTGGTGCTTGTTATAATTCTTCCTTTCATGAATAAGATGATATTTGTGCTGATTGACAAAATAGCAGTGTATACTTTTGAATTCTTAAGAGGGAGTATCAAGTGA
- the flhB gene encoding flagellar biosynthesis protein FlhB produces MKLKFDIQLFSEASAKTEKATPRKRQEARKRGMVAKSREVTSAFALLISVLFLKFGYSLIIEPLQQGSKYFFSNLNYNLEDVRDASRLLSFIITTSLKMVLPFCLTIMFVATIVEWAQSSFLITAQSLKMSFQKINPIEGFKRIFSINSVVELIKSILKVLIIGYTGYSYTQSFAKKLLEMYEMNVLTIVKFSFDSAINLILWMAVMFFGIAVIDFIFQRQQYEKKLMMTKEEVKEEFKQTEGNPQIKSKIRERQRRISLQRMFQQLPKADVVITNPTHYAVALLYEPEKFDAPRVIAKGKDYIALKIKQEAIKHRIEIVENRELAKALYNMCEIGDFIPPELYQAVAEVLAYVYSLKNYQKVNIR; encoded by the coding sequence GTGAAGTTAAAATTTGATATTCAGTTGTTTTCAGAAGCAAGTGCTAAAACTGAAAAGGCAACCCCCCGAAAACGTCAGGAAGCAAGAAAACGTGGTATGGTAGCAAAAAGCAGAGAGGTTACCTCTGCTTTTGCTTTATTGATAAGTGTACTTTTTTTAAAGTTTGGTTATTCTTTAATTATTGAGCCATTGCAGCAAGGAAGCAAGTATTTTTTTAGCAATTTGAATTATAATTTAGAGGATGTGCGCGATGCAAGCAGGCTTTTGAGCTTTATAATTACGACTTCTTTAAAAATGGTTCTTCCTTTCTGCCTTACAATTATGTTTGTGGCAACAATTGTAGAGTGGGCACAGAGCAGTTTTCTTATCACAGCACAGTCGCTTAAAATGAGTTTTCAAAAAATTAATCCTATTGAAGGGTTTAAAAGAATATTTTCAATTAATTCGGTTGTTGAACTTATAAAGTCTATACTGAAAGTTCTGATAATAGGATACACAGGATATAGCTACACACAGAGCTTTGCCAAAAAGCTTTTAGAGATGTACGAGATGAATGTACTTACAATTGTCAAGTTTTCCTTTGATTCTGCTATTAATCTGATTTTATGGATGGCAGTAATGTTTTTTGGAATAGCTGTGATAGATTTTATTTTTCAGCGCCAGCAGTATGAAAAAAAGCTCATGATGACAAAGGAAGAGGTAAAGGAAGAGTTCAAACAGACAGAAGGAAATCCACAGATAAAGTCCAAGATAAGGGAAAGACAAAGAAGGATTTCTCTTCAAAGGATGTTCCAGCAGCTTCCCAAGGCGGATGTTGTCATAACCAACCCGACACACTATGCAGTTGCTCTTTTGTATGAACCAGAAAAGTTTGACGCGCCAAGGGTGATTGCAAAGGGTAAAGATTACATAGCGCTAAAGATAAAACAGGAGGCAATTAAGCACAGGATTGAAATTGTTGAAAATAGAGAGCTTGCAAAAGCTCTTTACAATATGTGTGAGATTGGCGATTTCATTCCGCCAGAGCTTTACCAGGCAGTTGCAGAGGTTTTAGCATACGTGTACAGCCTTAAAAATTACCAGAAGGTGAATATAAGATGA
- the flhF gene encoding flagellar biosynthesis protein FlhF, translating to MRIKRYLAHDMQEALIRIKADLGKDAVILSTKKVRQKGLFGFFKKPLIEVTAACEDEKIVKKEEESIRQESLALSLQMTQIKELEKKIDSLEKALKEVIKKEQEEGISQTKELSKKNFLNVMRENLIKNGVENEIVDMLLSNLSAEASINSVVNNMYKEIKNMLGAAAPLSFNSKLPKIVFFVGPTGVGKTTTIAKIAAKLMFEDGKKVGFITADTYRIAAVEQLKTYAEIMNIKTKVWYEVDEYDRIIENFSDSDVVLVDTAGRSHKNQEHMDELKAFVTKANPDEVFLLLSATTQPSVFKEVVNTYSFLDDYKVIITKVDEVSTYGNILNIRYFTQKPIAYITTGQNVPDDIEQFNPEQFAKLIIGSKVL from the coding sequence ATGAGAATTAAGAGGTATTTGGCACATGATATGCAGGAAGCATTAATAAGAATAAAAGCAGATTTGGGCAAGGACGCTGTTATACTTTCGACCAAAAAGGTAAGGCAAAAAGGTTTGTTTGGATTTTTCAAAAAACCGCTGATAGAGGTTACAGCCGCATGCGAGGATGAGAAGATAGTCAAAAAAGAGGAAGAGTCTATAAGACAGGAAAGTTTGGCTTTGAGTCTTCAAATGACCCAGATAAAAGAGCTTGAAAAAAAGATTGACTCTCTTGAAAAGGCTTTAAAAGAGGTTATAAAGAAAGAGCAGGAGGAAGGTATTAGCCAGACAAAAGAGCTGAGCAAGAAAAATTTTCTTAATGTTATGAGAGAGAATTTAATAAAAAACGGTGTGGAAAATGAAATTGTAGATATGCTACTTTCAAATCTAAGTGCAGAGGCTTCGATAAATAGCGTTGTAAATAATATGTACAAAGAAATAAAGAATATGCTGGGGGCAGCAGCACCGCTTTCGTTTAACTCAAAGCTTCCAAAGATTGTGTTTTTTGTAGGGCCAACAGGTGTTGGGAAAACAACCACAATTGCCAAGATTGCTGCTAAGCTCATGTTTGAAGATGGGAAAAAGGTAGGATTTATCACAGCAGATACATACAGAATTGCTGCGGTTGAGCAGCTTAAAACCTATGCCGAGATTATGAATATCAAGACAAAGGTGTGGTATGAGGTCGACGAGTATGATAGAATAATTGAAAATTTTTCTGACTCAGATGTGGTTCTTGTTGACACTGCGGGAAGAAGTCACAAGAACCAGGAACACATGGACGAGCTCAAAGCGTTTGTAACCAAGGCAAATCCAGATGAGGTGTTTTTGCTTCTTAGTGCCACAACACAGCCGTCGGTGTTCAAAGAGGTGGTTAATACCTATTCGTTTTTAGATGATTACAAGGTTATCATCACCAAAGTAGATGAAGTATCAACTTATGGGAATATATTAAATATACGCTACTTTACACAAAAGCCAATTGCGTATATAACAACTGGTCAGAATGTACCTGATGATATTGAACAGTTTAACCCTGAACAATTTGCAAAACTCATCATAGGGAGTAAGGTTTTATGA
- a CDS encoding flagellar basal body-associated FliL family protein — protein MKGEKMNSIILILLVLLLLMMVGMGIGFLTVVKNLSPTSSAAKTTPVEKKPEKLYTYDVNDGKALMSNLQDTQTNAGRIIRVTVQLEVTDKKLPETMKEKNIVIADIIDSVLRSKTADELLKPEGKEKVRKEIKDRLNEIFENKVYNVNFGEFIIQ, from the coding sequence ATGAAAGGCGAAAAGATGAACTCAATAATTCTCATTTTACTCGTTCTGCTTCTTCTAATGATGGTGGGGATGGGAATAGGGTTTTTGACAGTTGTAAAAAATCTATCACCTACTTCATCAGCTGCAAAAACTACTCCAGTTGAGAAAAAACCAGAAAAGCTTTATACATACGATGTAAATGATGGTAAGGCTCTTATGAGCAACCTGCAGGATACTCAAACAAATGCAGGAAGAATTATCAGAGTGACAGTTCAGCTTGAGGTAACAGACAAGAAACTGCCTGAGACTATGAAAGAGAAAAACATAGTAATTGCTGATATAATCGACAGTGTTTTGAGAAGCAAGACAGCAGATGAGCTTTTAAAACCCGAGGGGAAAGAAAAGGTCAGAAAAGAGATTAAAGATAGGTTAAATGAGATATTTGAGAATAAAGTGTACAATGTCAATTTCGGTGAGTTTATAATCCAGTAA
- the flhA gene encoding flagellar biosynthesis protein FlhA: protein MNLKGATFSIFAIVIVLSMILPIPPSLLDVLIAINLSLALVIFLNSINIKEALDFSVFPSLLLFTTLLRLALNISTTRQILTGQGENVRIVYTFGNFVIGSNIVVGVIIFFIIIIIQFIVITRGAERVSEVAARFTLDAMPGKQMAVDADLNAGIITEEEARERRKKIQKEADFYGAMDGASKFVKGDAIAAILITFINALGGLIIGVAMRGEDVTEAIQKYLLLSVGDGIAAQIPALLISTATGIVVTKAADASKLSESLIKQLFEFHPKVLYTVGGILAALALIPTMPKLSLFFLSGAMFAMGFRMDSSLKKIESIEEKQVEQKEVEELKKPENVVNLLYVDPIEVEFGYGIIPLADKDQGGDLLERVVMIRRQLALELGIIVPTIRLRDNMALKPYEYRINIKGVEVARAELMSDSLLAINPGFVTEQIEGIPTKEPAFGLDALWISSSMKERAEMAGYTVVDLPSVIATHLTEIIRRHAHELLTRQDVQKLIDNVKETNPVLVDELIPKLMTVGEVQKVLANLLKERISIRDMVTILETLADWAPTTKDTDVLTEYVRQAMARYITKKYVSGNVLEAIALSPEVEEMIMNSIQKTEQGSFLNLPPDYVQKLINNLSNILEKLVNVSAQPIVICSPIVRIYFRRLIENIFPDVVVLSYNEILPSVQIKTVGMVEF from the coding sequence ATGAACTTGAAAGGTGCGACTTTTTCTATATTTGCAATAGTAATAGTGTTATCGATGATACTTCCCATACCACCGAGCTTGCTCGACGTTTTGATTGCTATCAACCTTTCACTTGCACTTGTTATATTTTTAAACAGCATAAACATAAAAGAAGCTTTAGATTTTTCAGTATTTCCATCACTTCTTCTGTTTACAACATTGCTCAGGCTTGCTTTGAATATCTCTACAACAAGACAGATATTGACAGGTCAAGGAGAAAATGTTAGGATAGTCTATACTTTTGGGAATTTTGTTATAGGCAGCAACATTGTTGTTGGTGTAATAATATTCTTTATTATAATCATCATCCAGTTTATAGTGATAACCAGAGGTGCTGAGAGGGTGTCAGAGGTTGCTGCCAGATTTACACTTGATGCAATGCCGGGCAAACAAATGGCGGTGGATGCTGATCTTAATGCGGGGATAATAACAGAAGAAGAGGCGCGAGAGAGGAGAAAAAAGATTCAAAAAGAGGCAGACTTTTATGGTGCAATGGATGGTGCGAGCAAGTTTGTCAAAGGGGATGCCATTGCGGCCATATTGATTACCTTTATCAACGCGCTTGGCGGACTTATAATTGGTGTTGCCATGAGAGGCGAAGATGTCACGGAGGCAATACAAAAATATCTCCTTTTATCTGTGGGGGATGGTATTGCAGCTCAGATACCCGCACTTCTTATTTCAACTGCCACAGGAATTGTTGTGACAAAAGCAGCAGATGCGAGCAAGCTCTCAGAAAGTCTCATAAAACAGCTGTTTGAGTTTCACCCAAAAGTGCTCTACACTGTGGGAGGTATTCTGGCAGCACTTGCTCTAATTCCCACAATGCCAAAGCTTTCATTGTTTTTCTTATCTGGGGCTATGTTTGCCATGGGATTTAGAATGGATAGCAGTCTCAAAAAGATAGAGAGTATTGAAGAAAAACAGGTTGAACAAAAAGAGGTTGAAGAGCTAAAGAAGCCTGAAAATGTTGTAAATCTCCTGTATGTTGACCCTATTGAGGTTGAGTTTGGATATGGGATAATTCCTCTTGCTGACAAAGACCAGGGCGGAGACCTTTTAGAAAGGGTTGTGATGATAAGAAGACAGCTTGCGCTTGAACTTGGGATTATTGTTCCTACAATCAGGCTCAGGGACAACATGGCACTCAAACCTTACGAGTACAGGATAAACATAAAAGGTGTTGAGGTTGCAAGAGCAGAGCTTATGAGCGACAGTCTTCTTGCAATAAATCCTGGTTTTGTCACAGAACAGATAGAAGGTATACCGACAAAAGAGCCTGCGTTCGGGCTTGATGCGCTCTGGATTTCATCTTCAATGAAAGAAAGAGCTGAGATGGCAGGATACACTGTGGTTGACCTTCCATCTGTCATAGCAACTCATCTGACAGAGATAATAAGACGCCATGCTCATGAGCTTTTGACACGGCAGGATGTCCAGAAGCTGATTGATAATGTGAAAGAAACAAATCCTGTGCTTGTTGATGAGCTCATTCCAAAGCTAATGACAGTTGGGGAAGTTCAGAAGGTTTTGGCAAACCTTTTAAAAGAGCGGATTTCAATAAGGGATATGGTTACCATATTAGAGACACTTGCTGACTGGGCACCCACAACAAAAGATACTGATGTTTTGACAGAATATGTACGCCAGGCAATGGCAAGGTACATTACCAAAAAGTATGTATCTGGCAATGTGCTCGAAGCGATTGCTCTTTCTCCTGAGGTTGAAGAGATGATAATGAATTCTATTCAAAAGACTGAACAGGGAAGTTTTTTGAATCTTCCGCCTGATTATGTTCAAAAACTTATAAACAATCTCAGCAATATTTTGGAAAAACTGGTGAACGTGTCAGCACAGCCAATTGTTATTTGTTCGCCGATAGTTAGGATATATTTTAGGAGGCTCATAGAAAATATCTTTCCTGATGTTGTAGTACTTTCGTACAATGAGATACTGCCGAGTGTGCAGATTAAAACAGTTGGGATGGTGGAATTTTAA